The Candidatus Brocadiaceae bacterium genome contains the following window.
CCTGACAGCACGAAAAGCGATATGCGTGATCCCTATGTATGGAATGATGAGGCGAAAGGGTACGAGCGTCCTTCAAAACCGGATGACCAGTTTTCACTGGAATTTCCCCTTTCCGGGAATTTTGATCTGCGCATGATCACCCTTGTAAACAGGTATACCACCGACGTGTGGCACTGGAAGGCCGGGCGGGGGAATCCCGTCGGTTGGGTGGACGATAAACGGCACATTATTGATCAACAACCGGTTCCTGGCGCAGTTGAATACTCAATGGGCGGGCATGGGAGCATCTACATTGCAAGGCTCATGGATGATGGGGTGTCGTCATATTTCCTGAAGGACAGGCCCTCCGCATTTGAAGGAAATATCGTTGATTCTTTTGAACAACGCCAACCTGCCGGTAGCCTTGCAGATGTGAGAGGGAAAGGGGTTCATGACGGAAAAACATGGACACTGGAAATGTCACGCAAGTTCAATACAGGACATGAAGACGATACGGCCATAGATCCGACAACCAATATTATCTGCGCGATTGCAGTGCTCAATGATGAACTGTACTGGGATCATTCGGTGTCATCACTCATTACCTTACGGTTCGTAAAATTTGATACTTTTGAAATCCAGGGGATGGATTAAATGGGTGGTGAGATGAGATGGACCATAAGAATACTTTATATTATGGCACTACTATTTGGAACTGTCTCACCGGCCCTTGCAATACGTCCTTTTCAGATTGCCGACGATGCCGACGCTGAGGCCCCAGGGCTCTGGGAGCTTGAATTCGGGTATACCCTGGAAAGGGTGAGAACTGCAGATCCGAAGGAAACCATCCTGGACTTTCCCGGCGAGCTTGACCTTGATTACGGGTTGCCATGGAATGCGGAGATAGGATTTGATTTAAGATCTCAGGCATTATTCATTGACGGCGAAGATACCCTCGGAGAACCGGTGAGTGAGTTTGCAATTTTTTACAAACAGGAATTCAAGACATGGGAATTTGATATCCTTGATATCCAGATTGCAGGCGAGGCAGGAATTGATTTTCCTACGACACGGGAAAGACGAGTTACCGGAAAATTTGGTTTACCGGGCTTTTTTGCGGTAAGTCTCTGGGAGGTCTATGATACATTTGATTTACATTTTCTTGTTGAAGGGGAGATAGAAGAATTAGGCGGAAGAAACGACCTGAAGCTCGCATTCGGAACGTTTATCAATTATCCATTGCCTGCACATAAGGATTTCAGGATAGTTGCGGAATATGGAACAGAGAAGGTTGAAAACGATCCGCGGCGACATCTGATATTAACCGGAATTGACTGGGTAAATCCGTTTGATATTATTAAAATTACTGGAGGGCATGAAATAGAATTTGATATCGCACCGTTCTTCTGGTTTACCGAAGGAGAAGGCACAGTAGACTGGGGAGTAACGGCTGGTTTTGAGTGGGTAATGTTTTAAGAAGTGAGAAGAATGGTCGTATCAGAGAAAATTACTTTATTTTGTATAAAATAAGATTAATTCAATTAGTATCATTTTTTACAATCGGAGGTAAATCATGAATAAGAGCGTGGCAATTCTCCTTTTTTTTATGGTATTTTTTCTTTTTTTAAAAAATGTCACTGCCGGAAACGAGGTCGTTGTTTACACCTCGGAAGATAAGATTTTCTCAGAGCCGGTTTTGCAGGCATTTGAGAAAAAAACCGGCATTACCGTTCGGGCTATTTATGACACGGAAGAGGCAAAAAGCACCGGCCTAATGAATCGTTTACTCGCAGAAAGGGAAAATCCTCAGGCAGATGTATTCTGGAGCGGCGACCCCATACGTCCTGTTTTATTGGAGATAAAAGGCATCACGGCGCAATATTACTCACCTTTCGCAACAGAGATACCAAAAACATATAAAGATGCCGATGGCCACTGGACGGGCTTTTCCGCGCGGGCCCGTATTATTTTGTATAACACTGATTTAGTCAGCATGGATGAAAGACCGTTGTCACTGCTGGACCTTGTCAAACCCGAATGGAAAAATCAGGTGGCCATTGCCAATCCTTTGTTTGGCACCTCTGCAATACATATGGCTACTTTGTTTACCACATTAGGAGATGAAAAGGCAAAGAGGTTTCTGAATGATTTAAAGAGAAATGGCGTAAAGATTGTCTCCTCGAATGGCGAGGTGAAACGACTCGTTTCAAAGGGAGAAATAAAAGCAGGTATTACCGATACGGATGATGCCAACGTGGCAATTCAGGATGACTACCCGGTAAAAATCGTTTTTCCTGATAAGGATGGCATCGGCACGCTCATCATGCCGAACATGGTATGCCTGATAAAAAACAGTCCCAATCAGGAAAACGGGAAGAAGTTAATTGATTATCTCCTGAGCCGTGAGGCGGAAAAGAAACTGGCATGGGATATGTGCGCGCAGATGCCCCTGAGACCCGACGTAAATACCCCTGCACATGTATTATCCATTGATGCGATAACGGATATGGACGTTGATTATCATAGCGTTGCGCAAAAAATGGATGAGATTGGAGAATTTCTCAAACAGTGGGCGGGATTTTAGTTGCTTTCAAAACAATGTGAAATAGCGTATAAACTGTTACAATGCAATTGACCCCATACCATGCGAAATATTTTGCATATGAATTGACGAAACGCAATTCACTGTCAGGTGGAAAGTTATATGACGGCACGTTGATTATGATAATTGCAGGGCAACCCGTTATAAACAGAAAAAACCTGAGGGCCTTTGAAGATACATTGACACAGAGTTTATAACTACATCAGGAGGGCTGGTATGGTACGCGTGGGATTAAGGGAAGCAAATATGCACTTTTCAAAATATCTGAAACTGGTAAGAGAAGGGCAGGAGGTTGTTGTAACGGAGAGGGGAAACCCTGTGGCCGTTATTAAACCGCTCATGAAAAAAGAAACACCGGAGGATAAGATCAGAAGCCTGGAAGAACAGGGAATATTGAGAAGGGCTGTAAAAAGGAAGTTCCCGCTTGCCAGGATTATTGATATTGGCGGAAAACCTTTATCCGAGACTGTCATAGAGGGCAGGGAAGAGAGGTTTTAAATGAACCTGCCTTGGATATACATCGACACGAGCGCCTATCTGAAAATATTCCTGAAGGAAAGGGGTTCTGACAAGGTAAGGAAACTGGTGAAGGAAAACAACCTCCTTGCCTCTGCCATTCTTATCAGCGAGTGTTTTTCAGCCTTTTCACGGCGGAGACAAGGGAAAGAAATTGATGTTAAGATATTTGAAAGGCTGGTGAACCGGGTGAAAAAGGACGTGCCGTATATTGAAATAGTAAGACTTACCGACGATGTATTGAGGAGGACTGAGGAAATTCTCCTGCAATCATCGGTACGAACCCTCGATGCCGTCCACATCGCCTCGGCGCTGTTATTTCAGGAAACAACAGGAATAGACCTGACATTTGCTACAGCAGATAAAAGGCAGGCTGAATTTACCAATGATAAAGGGCTGAAGGCTGTTTTTGTTGGTTAAATTGTTCCGAATAAGAGAGGTAATCACACAAAGACACGAAGCCTCAAAGAGTAAAGAAAATGATGAATGAAAATGAAATTCCTCCCCCTTTATCCCCCTCATTGAGGGGGACAGGGGGAGGGTATATACAATAAATCTTGGTGTCTTGGTGGCTTTGTGGGAGGAAACAGATAGACTTTCTCTTCCGGTTCGTTGGGTTGGGAATATTGCAAAAGGATTTTAGACAATGGGTAAAACAGTAAAAATTCAATTGCACCGGTCCGGCTAAAGACGGGCATTGGGAAATAGTTGAAAGTTCATGAGGATTATGACTAACGATTACACTAAGAATTAAACGAAGCCATAGACAATGATTTGAAGGTTATTGATAAACTTACGCGGAAACACTGCTGGAACCCGGGCACACCCAAAGTTAAAATAATGCGTTCATTTTTGGTAATGATAAATTTTGAATATGAATACTAAAAAAAGAGAACTTATGTTTTTATTTGGAGCAGGAGCTTCAGTAGAAGCAGGCGTACTTTCCAGTGATAAAATTACCGAGATATTGATTAACTACGGTAAATATTGTCCTTCAAAAAATAGTACAGAAATTGAAAACTTACTTAAATACATACAAATTAGAATAGCAGACTATTTGCAAGTAAGAGCCGCAGAAGTTAATTTTGAATATATTCTTGGAACATTGTCAGAATTATCACAAAGAGAAGCATATACAGTTTTTAGTTTTTTTGGTGAAGGTGATGAATTAGTAAAAAAGCTCGAAAAAAAAATTTTGCTTAATGAAGTTGTAGATAAATTATATTCGTTACTTAGAGAATTATTTTCTGTTAGATATTCTGTTAATTATCTTTATCCTTTAAAACGCTTTATTGATATATCAACAACATTAGATTTCTTTACTTTAAACTATGATTTGGCTTTGGAAACATCTTTTAAAGAACTTAATATATCCTATACAACTGGTTTTAAACAGGGCAAAAAAGAAGATTTTCCAAGGTGGGATGCTAATGAATTTGATAATGCGAAATTTGTTACTAGAATTTTTAAACTTCATGGTTCAATAAACTGGTTGCAATATTTTAAATGTCAACCTCCTCCAAAAAAGGATGCGTATACTAGCGATATAAGTAGCGCTGCAAGATCATACATTGATAATTACCCTCCTCAAATAGAATTTAATCCAAATCCAATTAAAACTGTATCCCCTCCAAATAGATCTGAAGGGATAGTTGGCATCATGAATTTTGGAACACGTAAAGAATTACTATATGCTACTAGTCAATTTACAGTTATGTTTCATCATTTTCTTAAAACACTGCAGAGTGCAAAAACATGTGTAATATCTGGTTATAGCTTTAGGGATGAAAGAATAAATAAAATATTAGAAGAAGCAATGGTAAATAGAAGAGGTAGCCTTCGTCTGGTAATTGTGGATCCTAATAATAATTGGATAAGGGAAGAAAACCCTGTTTTCAATGAGTTTAAAAATTTAGGTTGGATACAATGTATAGACGGATCAATTGGTGAAGGTCTTGCGAACGACAGTATTTTGAAAGCAGTTAATGATGTCCATAAGCAAAAACATTTGTTAAATTCAGGGAATAATAATCCGACAGAAGTCCTGTCCGAAAAAGAAAAAGTTTTAAAACAATGGAATATTTTGGGAAACAAGTTTGATTTAGCTTGTTTTTGGATGATATTCCTCTCGCCTGAGCTTAAAAAGTTCATGGATTGTAATAATGAAAAAGACGCTATCGAATTAGGGAAAGTTTTAATGCCGCTTAACAGAAAAGTTCATGATTTATGCTGGCATATTAGATGGTTATATGATGCTATGAAGCTTGGGGGCAGATATTCAGAAGAAGATTTAAATAGTATTAAAGTAGAACCAAAATTTGTTAATAATTTTTCACATATAGATTTAATACGAAAGTGGCTTCCTAAACTTGGTATGGCATTAAGTATGGCATTTAACGCCTATAATAATTGTATGGAAGAATTTAAAAATGCCATAACTGATCCTGAAGTAGCGAAAAAACTAGAGGCCACAAATTCTTATAGTGCTGCCGAATTGCTTATCAGACACGATATTAACCGTACATATGAATTAGTTAGTATTTTAAATTATGTTTATAAAGGGGCAGGTTATGAAGAACCTTTCGAGAAGATTACAAAAGCTGAGACCGACAGTCAGTAATATAAGGATAAAGTGGAATAGACTAAAAACATGCTATGGGAAATAAAATAGAGGAAACAAATGTCTAAACCGCAGCGCTTAGAACTCACTTGGATAGGCAAGGATAACCAGCCTCGGCTGGAGCCGCGTATATTGATTGAAGACCCTGAAAAGTCTTACGGACACACCCCTCACCTCTCTCAAGAGGGGAATAAACACACTCCCAACCCCCTATCGAGAGGGGAGTATAAAAGTCCCCTCCCGGGAGGGACACCCACCCCTCAATCCCCTCCAGGGAAGGGAGAAGGGGTGGGTAACATGCTTATTTATGGCGACAACCTGCTTGCCCTGAAAGCCCTTGAACAGGACTTTGCAGGACAGATAAAATGCGCCTGCATAGACCCGCCTTATAATACCGGCAATGCCTTTGAGCATTATGATGACGGACTGGAGCATTCAATATGGCTGGGCCTGATGAAGCCGAGGATTGAAATAATGCACAGGCTGTTACGTGATGACGGAACACTGTGGATTTCTATTGACGATGATGAGTGTCATTACTTAAAGGTGTTACGTGATGAAATTTTTGGAAGGAAGAATTTTGTAAATAATGTCGTTTGGGAAGAGAAGTACTCTCCACAAAATGATGCAAAATGGCTATCTGGCAGCCATGATCATATTCTGAGCCACAAATGAAAATGACTTGGTTCTTGATTTCTTTCTCGGCTCCGGCACTACTGCTGCAGTTGCCCACAAAATGAATCGAAAATGGATAGGCATCGAGTTGGGTGAACACTGCCATACACACTGTATTCTACGTCTGAAAAAGGTGGTGGATGGCACAGATCAGGGTGGGATATCAAAAAGTGTACACAGCCTTGGCGTCTCTCAGTCGGGGAATGACCCACCCCTTACCCCTCCCAAGAGGGGAATAAAAAAAGTCCCCTCCTGGGAGGGGAGAAAGGGGTGGGTTGGCAGGGCGAAGGCGGTTTTAAATATTACTACTTGGCCCCAAGCCTGCTAAAAAAAGACAAACACGACAACTGGGTTATAGACGAACGTTATAACGCCGATATGCTCGCTTCTGCTATGGCAAAACATGAAGGTTTTCGATACTGTCCTGACGATCAGATGTACTGGAAACAGGGCCGTTCTACTGAA
Protein-coding sequences here:
- a CDS encoding ethylbenzene dehydrogenase-related protein encodes the protein MKIFFSVICICFVMMQTQDAMSSESSTVIWESSYAHTAPVIDGKRDRVWDQSKTLTIEVREAMGGDKPFSVELSAIHTDDTLYVLTRWPDSTKSDMRDPYVWNDEAKGYERPSKPDDQFSLEFPLSGNFDLRMITLVNRYTTDVWHWKAGRGNPVGWVDDKRHIIDQQPVPGAVEYSMGGHGSIYIARLMDDGVSSYFLKDRPSAFEGNIVDSFEQRQPAGSLADVRGKGVHDGKTWTLEMSRKFNTGHEDDTAIDPTTNIICAIAVLNDELYWDHSVSSLITLRFVKFDTFEIQGMD
- a CDS encoding extracellular solute-binding protein; the protein is MNKSVAILLFFMVFFLFLKNVTAGNEVVVYTSEDKIFSEPVLQAFEKKTGITVRAIYDTEEAKSTGLMNRLLAERENPQADVFWSGDPIRPVLLEIKGITAQYYSPFATEIPKTYKDADGHWTGFSARARIILYNTDLVSMDERPLSLLDLVKPEWKNQVAIANPLFGTSAIHMATLFTTLGDEKAKRFLNDLKRNGVKIVSSNGEVKRLVSKGEIKAGITDTDDANVAIQDDYPVKIVFPDKDGIGTLIMPNMVCLIKNSPNQENGKKLIDYLLSREAEKKLAWDMCAQMPLRPDVNTPAHVLSIDAITDMDVDYHSVAQKMDEIGEFLKQWAGF
- a CDS encoding type II toxin-antitoxin system prevent-host-death family antitoxin, whose translation is MVRVGLREANMHFSKYLKLVREGQEVVVTERGNPVAVIKPLMKKETPEDKIRSLEEQGILRRAVKRKFPLARIIDIGGKPLSETVIEGREERF
- a CDS encoding type II toxin-antitoxin system VapC family toxin gives rise to the protein MNLPWIYIDTSAYLKIFLKERGSDKVRKLVKENNLLASAILISECFSAFSRRRQGKEIDVKIFERLVNRVKKDVPYIEIVRLTDDVLRRTEEILLQSSVRTLDAVHIASALLFQETTGIDLTFATADKRQAEFTNDKGLKAVFVG
- a CDS encoding SIR2 family protein, which codes for MNTKKRELMFLFGAGASVEAGVLSSDKITEILINYGKYCPSKNSTEIENLLKYIQIRIADYLQVRAAEVNFEYILGTLSELSQREAYTVFSFFGEGDELVKKLEKKILLNEVVDKLYSLLRELFSVRYSVNYLYPLKRFIDISTTLDFFTLNYDLALETSFKELNISYTTGFKQGKKEDFPRWDANEFDNAKFVTRIFKLHGSINWLQYFKCQPPPKKDAYTSDISSAARSYIDNYPPQIEFNPNPIKTVSPPNRSEGIVGIMNFGTRKELLYATSQFTVMFHHFLKTLQSAKTCVISGYSFRDERINKILEEAMVNRRGSLRLVIVDPNNNWIREENPVFNEFKNLGWIQCIDGSIGEGLANDSILKAVNDVHKQKHLLNSGNNNPTEVLSEKEKVLKQWNILGNKFDLACFWMIFLSPELKKFMDCNNEKDAIELGKVLMPLNRKVHDLCWHIRWLYDAMKLGGRYSEEDLNSIKVEPKFVNNFSHIDLIRKWLPKLGMALSMAFNAYNNCMEEFKNAITDPEVAKKLEATNSYSAAELLIRHDINRTYELVSILNYVYKGAGYEEPFEKITKAETDSQ
- a CDS encoding site-specific DNA-methyltransferase, producing the protein MSKPQRLELTWIGKDNQPRLEPRILIEDPEKSYGHTPHLSQEGNKHTPNPLSRGEYKSPLPGGTPTPQSPPGKGEGVGNMLIYGDNLLALKALEQDFAGQIKCACIDPPYNTGNAFEHYDDGLEHSIWLGLMKPRIEIMHRLLRDDGTLWISIDDDECHYLKVLRDEIFGRKNFVNNVVWEEKYSPQNDAKWLSGSHDHILSHK